A DNA window from Streptococcus mutans contains the following coding sequences:
- a CDS encoding PTS cellobiose transporter subunit IIA: protein MNTEELQVAAFEIILNSGNARSIVHEAFDAMREKNYILAEQKLQEANDELLKAHQAQTDLLQEYASGTEIKIEIIMVHAQDHLMTTMTLREVAIEMLELYKKS from the coding sequence ATGAATACAGAAGAATTACAAGTTGCCGCATTTGAAATTATTTTAAATTCTGGCAATGCGCGCTCAATTGTCCATGAAGCATTTGATGCAATGCGTGAAAAAAATTACATTCTAGCTGAACAGAAGCTTCAGGAAGCGAATGATGAACTGCTCAAAGCTCATCAAGCACAGACTGATCTACTGCAAGAGTACGCTAGCGGAACGGAAATTAAAATTGAAATCATCATGGTTCATGCGCAAGATCATTTAATGACAACCATGACACTTCGCGAAGTAGCTATTGAAATGTTGGAATTGTATAAAAAAAGTTGA
- the ccpA gene encoding catabolite control protein A, which produces MNTDDTITIYDVAREAGVSMATVSRVVNGNKNVKENTRKKVLEVIDRLDYRPNAVARGLASKKTTTVGVVIPNIANAYFSILAKGIDDIATMYKYNIVLASSDEDDDKEVNVINTLFAKQVDGIIFMGHHLTEKIRAEFSRARTPVVLSGTVDLEHQLPSVNIDHSKAAQDAVALLAKHHDKIAFVSGPLIDDINGKVRLAGYKEGLKKKGLPFKEGLVFEAQYKYQEGYQLAQRVINSGATAAYVTEDELAAGLLNGLFAAGKKVPEDFEIITSNDSTIALYTRPNMTSISQPIYDLGAVAMRMLTKIMNKEELEEKEIVLNHGIRERGTTK; this is translated from the coding sequence ATGAACACAGATGACACAATCACTATTTATGATGTTGCCCGTGAAGCGGGAGTGTCCATGGCAACTGTCAGCCGTGTTGTGAATGGAAATAAAAATGTTAAAGAGAATACCCGCAAAAAAGTCCTAGAAGTCATTGACCGTCTTGATTATCGGCCAAATGCTGTGGCGCGTGGTTTGGCAAGTAAGAAAACGACTACGGTAGGTGTGGTTATCCCTAACATTGCTAATGCTTATTTTTCTATTTTAGCTAAGGGAATTGATGACATTGCAACCATGTATAAATATAATATTGTACTGGCTTCAAGTGATGAAGATGACGATAAGGAAGTCAATGTTATCAATACTTTATTTGCTAAACAGGTTGATGGTATTATTTTTATGGGACATCATTTAACTGAAAAAATTCGCGCTGAATTTTCACGAGCACGGACACCGGTTGTTTTATCAGGTACTGTAGATCTGGAGCATCAACTCCCCAGTGTTAATATTGATCATAGTAAGGCAGCACAAGATGCCGTAGCTTTATTGGCCAAACATCATGATAAGATTGCTTTTGTATCGGGTCCCCTTATTGATGATATCAATGGCAAGGTACGTCTGGCTGGTTATAAAGAAGGCCTGAAAAAGAAAGGATTGCCTTTCAAAGAAGGACTTGTTTTTGAAGCTCAATATAAGTATCAAGAAGGATATCAGTTAGCGCAGCGTGTCATTAATTCAGGCGCAACAGCTGCTTATGTTACTGAGGATGAGTTGGCTGCTGGGCTGTTAAATGGTTTGTTTGCTGCTGGTAAGAAAGTCCCAGAAGACTTTGAAATTATCACGAGTAATGATTCTACTATTGCGCTTTATACTCGTCCTAATATGACATCTATCAGTCAGCCGATTTATGATTTAGGAGCAGTTGCTATGCGCATGTTAACAAAGATTATGAACAAGGAAGAATTGGAAGAAAAAGAAATTGTTCTTAATCATGGTATCAGAGAAAGAGGAACAACTAAATAG
- a CDS encoding BglG family transcription antiterminator, whose product MLHKKETQIIQLLIKDEGQFITSKALAEQLNCSDRTIRTYCKLLSEKLKDYSGVDIISKQGQGYQFNIKDREKYLHFLEDNHINDHLLTYKKVIDINDRYNYLLNKLLFEQNEIYFDDLADELFVSRSTLSNDFKKIRKRFVPYHLKIESKANKGVFVTGTERDKRRFIMDYFIHSGFINTMQTYIDNELLNQKISFEELTIIVLDECREGHLKLSDFVIQNLVIHIALAIRRITEGFHIAKISDKTELSNMPEREVARKILKRVTLATQIEFPIEEVDYITLHLISKSYNNAHYISNDNFEQIRKELVMAIEQLEPCLKNDFQFIEGLLAHLSTMLIRLEGQINLENPLTAEIQKNYQVKYQLAQKLMHSMPIFSPFSFSADEIAYIALHFMAATERLKEKNKHNILVICATGYGSAQMLKNRIENELGNLVHITDVIGYYDINDDKLKDIDFIISSIDLSNLIFNIPVFTVSVFLTEEELSRIRHGIAHIEASPTELAPVGVSPADLSSDFDHYFSKDAFLQLSDVSKEEVLKKMILSISKGEKSHFADKMEELIYQREAMSSVVFSDTIAVPHPIKAVGNRHHIAVAMIKDGLFWNQDYPKMKLVFLTSMSIYDNDGLPELASCIATLVDRPDIQQKMLTCQSFEQFKKLFLKLEEKEKG is encoded by the coding sequence GTGTTACATAAAAAAGAGACGCAAATTATCCAACTTTTGATTAAGGATGAGGGACAATTTATCACCAGTAAGGCATTAGCAGAACAGTTAAATTGTTCAGACAGGACGATTAGGACTTACTGCAAATTGTTGTCTGAGAAATTAAAGGACTATTCTGGTGTTGATATCATTTCTAAACAAGGTCAAGGCTATCAGTTCAATATTAAGGACAGAGAAAAGTATCTTCATTTTCTTGAAGACAATCATATCAATGATCACTTATTAACCTATAAGAAGGTCATTGATATTAATGACCGTTACAATTATTTGCTAAATAAGCTGCTATTTGAGCAAAATGAAATCTATTTTGATGACTTGGCGGATGAACTCTTTGTCAGCCGTTCTACTTTATCAAATGATTTTAAAAAAATAAGGAAACGCTTTGTTCCTTATCATTTAAAGATTGAAAGCAAGGCCAATAAAGGTGTTTTTGTGACAGGAACTGAACGTGACAAAAGACGCTTTATCATGGACTATTTCATTCATTCTGGTTTTATTAATACGATGCAGACTTATATTGACAATGAGCTGCTAAATCAGAAAATTTCTTTTGAAGAATTAACCATTATTGTTCTTGATGAGTGCCGTGAAGGTCATCTAAAGCTTTCAGATTTTGTGATTCAAAATTTGGTTATTCACATTGCTTTAGCGATTAGAAGGATAACGGAAGGCTTTCATATTGCCAAAATTTCAGATAAAACGGAGTTGAGCAATATGCCCGAAAGAGAAGTGGCCAGAAAAATTCTTAAACGGGTGACGCTGGCAACGCAGATTGAATTTCCAATAGAAGAGGTTGATTATATCACCCTGCATCTCATTTCAAAAAGCTATAATAATGCTCATTACATTTCAAATGACAATTTTGAGCAGATCCGTAAAGAGCTCGTCATGGCTATTGAGCAGCTTGAGCCCTGTTTGAAAAATGATTTTCAATTTATTGAAGGCCTGCTGGCACATCTTTCAACCATGCTTATTCGTTTGGAAGGTCAGATTAATTTAGAAAATCCTTTAACAGCAGAAATTCAAAAGAATTATCAGGTGAAATATCAATTAGCCCAAAAGTTAATGCACAGCATGCCGATTTTCAGTCCTTTTTCTTTCTCTGCAGATGAAATTGCCTATATTGCTCTGCATTTTATGGCAGCTACAGAAAGGCTCAAAGAAAAGAATAAGCATAATATTTTGGTCATTTGTGCTACTGGCTATGGTAGTGCTCAAATGCTGAAAAACCGAATTGAAAATGAACTGGGAAATCTGGTTCATATCACGGATGTTATTGGTTACTATGATATCAATGATGATAAGCTGAAAGATATTGATTTCATTATTTCTTCTATTGACCTCTCTAATCTGATATTTAATATTCCTGTTTTCACAGTTTCGGTTTTCTTGACAGAAGAGGAATTAAGTCGAATTAGACATGGTATTGCCCATATAGAAGCTTCCCCAACGGAGTTAGCGCCTGTTGGAGTTTCTCCTGCTGATTTATCATCTGATTTTGATCATTATTTTTCAAAAGATGCTTTTTTGCAACTGTCAGATGTTAGTAAAGAAGAAGTGCTAAAAAAGATGATTCTTAGTATTTCAAAAGGGGAAAAGAGTCATTTTGCTGACAAGATGGAAGAATTAATTTATCAGCGTGAGGCAATGAGCTCGGTGGTTTTCAGCGATACTATTGCTGTACCGCATCCGATAAAAGCAGTAGGCAACAGACATCACATAGCAGTAGCCATGATAAAAGATGGTCTGTTTTGGAATCAGGATTATCCCAAAATGAAACTGGTCTTTTTAACATCAATGTCTATTTATGACAATGATGGTTTACCCGAATTAGCTTCTTGCATTGCAACTTTGGTTGATCGACCAGATATTCAGCAAAAGATGCTGACTTGTCAATCATTTGAACAATTTAAAAAGTTATTTTTAAAACTAGAAGAAAAGGAAAAAGGTTGA
- a CDS encoding carbonic anhydrase, with product MKKKFIYLTVLVVVAVFCISTFLTLKGDSQDREAHWSYSGSTSPEHWGDLSDDYKAAKDGKEQSPINITGAKDVDLPSLQLNSKNSKAEVENNGHTIEVKLKNKKNTLKFNGKTYTLEQFHFHAPSENQIDGKTYPLEGHFVYTTKDKKITVISILYQYGKENKTLKQVWKKMPQKAETKKNLSQPVAISQLFPKDLDYYNFEGSLTTPPCTEGVNWIVFKKQENISKAQVKKFSKTLGFNNNRPIQKLNGREIKE from the coding sequence ATGAAAAAGAAATTTATTTATCTTACTGTCCTTGTGGTTGTAGCGGTATTTTGCATAAGCACATTCTTGACATTAAAAGGAGATTCGCAGGATCGCGAAGCACATTGGAGTTATTCAGGCAGCACATCACCTGAACATTGGGGAGATTTATCAGATGATTATAAGGCTGCTAAAGATGGTAAGGAACAGTCACCAATCAATATCACTGGTGCCAAAGATGTTGACCTACCTTCCCTACAATTAAACAGTAAAAATTCCAAGGCTGAAGTAGAAAATAATGGTCATACCATCGAAGTTAAGTTAAAAAATAAGAAAAATACGCTGAAATTTAATGGGAAAACTTATACACTTGAACAATTCCATTTTCATGCGCCAAGTGAAAATCAAATTGATGGGAAAACCTACCCTTTGGAAGGTCATTTTGTTTACACAACAAAAGATAAGAAAATCACTGTCATATCTATTCTCTATCAGTATGGAAAAGAAAATAAAACCTTAAAGCAAGTTTGGAAGAAAATGCCTCAAAAGGCAGAGACAAAAAAGAACCTATCTCAACCTGTTGCTATCAGTCAATTATTCCCTAAAGATTTGGATTACTATAATTTTGAGGGTTCTTTGACGACACCGCCTTGTACAGAAGGGGTTAATTGGATTGTCTTTAAAAAGCAAGAAAATATCAGCAAGGCTCAAGTGAAAAAATTCTCGAAAACGCTTGGATTCAACAACAATCGACCTATTCAAAAATTAAATGGGCGTGAGATTAAAGAATAG
- a CDS encoding alpha-amylase, which produces MTNETMMQYFEWYLPNDGKHWQHLAEDASHLKNIGISKVWMPPAFKGTGSNDVGYGVYDLYDLGEFNQNGTVRTKYGSREDYLNAVNALKEQEIMPISDIVLNHKANGDAKERFQVVKVNPSNRQEKISEPYEIEGWTQFNFPGRQDNYSDFKWHWYHFTGVDYDALHNENGIYMILGDNKGWASQENIDQENGNYDYLMYDDIDFKHPEVQEHLRDWVAWFLETSGVGGFRLDAIKHIDKTFMAQFIRYIREHLKADLYVFGEYWKDSHFDITDYLHSVDLQFDLIDVMLHMSLFEAGQKGSDFDLSTILDDSLMKSHPDFAVTFVDNHDSQRGQALESTVAEWFKPLAYGLILLRQEGIPCVFYGDYYGISGEFAQESFQTVLDKLLYIRQYHVYGPQEDYFDYANCIGWTCLGDEEHPDGVAVIMSNGEANCKRMNMGEFNRNKVFVDYLNNCTEEVILDDQGWGDFPVQEASLSAWVNKDAH; this is translated from the coding sequence ATGACAAATGAAACAATGATGCAGTATTTTGAATGGTATTTGCCAAACGATGGTAAGCATTGGCAGCATTTAGCTGAAGATGCCAGTCATCTTAAGAATATTGGGATTAGCAAAGTTTGGATGCCACCGGCTTTTAAAGGAACGGGTTCCAATGATGTTGGCTATGGCGTTTATGATCTTTATGATCTGGGTGAATTTAATCAAAATGGAACTGTCAGGACCAAGTATGGCAGCAGGGAAGATTATCTCAATGCTGTGAATGCTCTGAAGGAGCAGGAAATCATGCCTATTTCCGATATTGTCCTTAATCACAAGGCCAATGGTGATGCCAAAGAAAGATTTCAAGTGGTTAAAGTCAATCCCAGCAACCGTCAAGAAAAGATTTCTGAACCTTATGAGATTGAAGGTTGGACCCAGTTTAACTTTCCGGGCCGACAGGATAACTACAGCGATTTCAAATGGCATTGGTACCATTTCACTGGCGTTGATTATGACGCTCTTCATAATGAAAATGGTATCTACATGATCCTAGGTGATAACAAGGGTTGGGCCAGTCAGGAAAATATTGATCAGGAAAATGGTAATTATGATTACCTGATGTATGATGATATTGATTTTAAACATCCTGAAGTACAGGAGCACTTGCGAGATTGGGTTGCTTGGTTTTTGGAAACAAGTGGTGTCGGTGGTTTTCGTTTAGATGCTATTAAACATATTGATAAGACTTTTATGGCACAATTTATTCGTTATATTCGTGAGCATCTTAAAGCAGACCTTTATGTTTTTGGTGAGTACTGGAAAGACAGTCATTTCGATATTACCGATTATCTTCATAGTGTTGACTTGCAATTTGACCTGATTGATGTTATGCTGCACATGAGTCTCTTTGAGGCTGGTCAAAAAGGTTCTGATTTTGATTTGTCAACGATTTTAGACGATAGTCTGATGAAAAGCCATCCTGATTTTGCTGTTACTTTTGTTGATAATCATGATTCCCAAAGAGGGCAGGCTTTAGAGTCAACGGTTGCAGAGTGGTTTAAACCTTTAGCTTATGGTTTGATTTTGTTGCGTCAAGAGGGGATTCCTTGTGTCTTTTACGGTGATTACTATGGTATTTCGGGTGAATTTGCTCAGGAATCTTTCCAGACTGTTTTAGATAAACTGCTTTATATCAGGCAATACCATGTTTATGGACCGCAAGAAGATTATTTTGACTATGCCAATTGTATTGGCTGGACTTGTCTGGGAGATGAAGAGCACCCTGATGGTGTAGCTGTTATCATGTCTAATGGGGAAGCCAATTGCAAACGTATGAATATGGGAGAATTTAATCGGAATAAGGTTTTTGTTGATTATCTTAATAATTGTACAGAAGAAGTGATTTTAGATGATCAAGGCTGGGGTGATTTTCCAGTTCAAGAAGCTTCCTTGTCAGCTTGGGTTAATAAAGATGCTCATTGA
- the celB gene encoding PTS cellobiose transporter subunit IIC produces the protein MDEQKGLFGFLDKYLMGPMSIIAQYKVVRAITAAGMAVVPFTIVGSMVLVFSVLPISFSFLPIVKDIFAASFDKFTALYMIINYATMGSLSLYFVLTMGYELTKIYAEEEELNMNPLNGALLSLFAFIMTVPQIVFNNGSMSSVTTLKKGAVTVDGWAMSNGVTRFGTTGIFTAIIMGILTVLLYRLCIKRNWVIKMPEAVPEGVSRGFSALIPGFVIAFVVIFIDGIFIFLGTDIFEAISIPFSFVRNLTGTWIGIMIIYLLTQALWIVGIHGANIIFAFVNPIALANMAENAKGAHYIVAGEWSNMFVIAGGSGATLGLCIWLATRSKSEQLNAIGKASVVPAIFNINEPLIFGIPIIYNPALAIPFILAPMTSATLYYLAMKLDLIKAVFANVPWPTPVGIGAFIGTGDWKSVILALICAVAAFLVYYPFIRNYDRKLVKEEREASAIA, from the coding sequence ATGGATGAACAAAAAGGATTATTTGGTTTCCTAGATAAATATTTGATGGGACCGATGAGCATTATTGCTCAATATAAAGTTGTACGCGCTATTACAGCAGCGGGTATGGCTGTTGTTCCTTTTACCATTGTTGGTTCAATGGTTTTGGTTTTTAGTGTTTTACCGATATCGTTTTCTTTCTTGCCTATTGTCAAAGATATTTTTGCAGCTTCCTTTGATAAGTTTACTGCCTTATATATGATTATTAATTATGCAACTATGGGTTCCTTGTCGCTTTACTTTGTTCTAACTATGGGTTATGAGTTAACCAAAATTTATGCAGAAGAAGAGGAACTAAATATGAATCCTCTAAACGGAGCTCTGCTGTCATTATTCGCTTTTATCATGACTGTTCCACAAATTGTTTTTAATAATGGTTCCATGTCATCTGTGACAACTCTTAAAAAAGGAGCAGTTACTGTAGATGGCTGGGCAATGAGTAATGGTGTTACTCGATTTGGCACAACAGGGATTTTTACTGCTATTATCATGGGAATATTAACAGTTCTTCTTTATCGTCTATGTATAAAACGCAATTGGGTAATAAAAATGCCAGAAGCGGTACCAGAAGGGGTCTCTCGAGGTTTTTCAGCTTTAATCCCTGGTTTTGTCATTGCATTTGTTGTTATATTTATTGATGGTATCTTTATTTTTCTAGGAACTGATATTTTTGAAGCCATCTCTATTCCATTTAGTTTTGTTAGAAACTTAACTGGAACATGGATTGGTATTATGATTATTTATCTTCTAACCCAAGCACTTTGGATTGTTGGGATTCATGGCGCTAATATTATCTTTGCTTTTGTTAATCCAATTGCTCTTGCTAATATGGCAGAAAATGCTAAGGGAGCTCATTATATTGTTGCAGGTGAATGGTCCAATATGTTTGTTATCGCTGGTGGATCTGGTGCAACTCTTGGACTTTGTATTTGGTTAGCAACTCGTTCTAAGTCTGAACAATTGAATGCTATTGGTAAGGCATCTGTTGTACCAGCTATTTTCAATATTAATGAACCTTTAATTTTTGGTATTCCAATTATCTATAACCCAGCACTTGCTATTCCATTTATTTTAGCACCAATGACTTCTGCAACCCTTTATTATTTAGCAATGAAACTAGATTTGATTAAGGCAGTTTTTGCCAATGTTCCATGGCCAACACCGGTTGGTATTGGTGCTTTTATTGGTACAGGAGATTGGAAATCTGTCATTTTAGCTCTAATTTGTGCTGTAGCTGCTTTTCTTGTCTATTATCCATTCATTAGAAATTATGATAGAAAACTAGTCAAAGAAGAACGGGAAGCTTCAGCAATTGCTTAA
- a CDS encoding M24 family metallopeptidase has translation MSKLAQIVQKLKKQGIEVAVLSDPVSINYLTGFYSDPHERLMFLFLFADQEPLLFLPELDALRAKSILDISVTGYLDFENPWEKIKTLLPKTNYSKIALEFDNLNVTKFKGLETIFSGQFTNLTPLINRMRLIKSADEIQKLLIAGELADKAVQIGFDSISLNATETDIIAQIEFEMKKLGVDKMSFETMVLTGSNAANPHGLPASHKIENNHLLLFDLGVESTGYVSDMTRTVAVGQPDQFKKDIYNICLEAQLTALDFIKPGVSAAQVDAAARSVIEKAGYGDYFNHRLGHGIGMGLHEFPSIMAGNDMLLEEGMCFSVEPGIYIPEKVGVRIEDCGHVTKNGFEVFTQTPKELLYF, from the coding sequence ATGTCAAAATTAGCACAGATTGTTCAAAAACTCAAAAAGCAAGGTATCGAAGTTGCTGTCCTTTCAGATCCTGTCTCCATTAATTATTTAACAGGTTTTTATAGTGATCCGCATGAACGCCTTATGTTCCTCTTCCTCTTTGCAGATCAAGAACCTCTGCTTTTTTTACCTGAACTTGATGCTTTAAGAGCAAAAAGTATATTAGATATTTCGGTGACTGGCTATCTTGATTTTGAAAATCCTTGGGAAAAAATTAAGACCTTATTGCCTAAAACGAATTATTCTAAAATTGCCTTGGAATTTGACAACTTAAATGTAACGAAATTTAAGGGACTTGAAACAATTTTTTCAGGTCAATTCACCAACTTAACTCCTTTAATCAATCGTATGCGCCTGATTAAATCAGCTGACGAAATTCAAAAATTATTAATCGCTGGAGAGCTTGCAGACAAGGCTGTTCAAATTGGTTTTGATAGTATTTCCCTTAATGCCACAGAAACAGATATTATCGCTCAGATTGAATTTGAAATGAAAAAACTAGGCGTTGATAAAATGAGTTTTGAAACGATGGTATTAACAGGCAGTAACGCTGCCAATCCTCACGGCCTTCCAGCAAGTCACAAAATCGAAAACAATCATTTGCTGCTCTTTGATTTAGGTGTTGAAAGTACAGGCTATGTCAGTGATATGACACGAACTGTTGCTGTTGGCCAACCTGACCAGTTTAAAAAGGATATTTATAATATTTGCTTAGAAGCCCAATTAACAGCACTTGACTTCATCAAACCGGGAGTGAGTGCTGCTCAAGTGGATGCCGCAGCTCGTTCTGTTATCGAAAAGGCTGGCTATGGTGACTATTTCAACCATCGTCTCGGGCACGGCATCGGTATGGGACTGCATGAATTCCCATCTATTATGGCGGGAAATGATATGCTCCTAGAAGAAGGCATGTGTTTCTCTGTTGAGCCCGGCATTTACATTCCTGAAAAAGTTGGTGTTCGTATTGAAGATTGCGGTCATGTCACCAAAAATGGTTTTGAAGTCTTTACCCAAACGCCAAAAGAACTACTTTATTTCTAA
- a CDS encoding CDP-archaeol synthase, translated as MKTIVMMYVTVMPVFLAGVANRFFCKSDILAWTYQPIDGGFTMSDGKRILGANKTWKGFWGMITLTTFCQVIWGFILGIIPHLLTFSLVKSYHNDIFFNLFIGFLMGSAYVLCELPNSFIKRRFNVSPGQLASGNARWVFLFADQIVPFLGSIAVVAIFSPMTFSYYVGYVLLAAITLFAINSLILFVEMKRK; from the coding sequence TTGAAGACTATTGTGATGATGTATGTGACTGTCATGCCTGTTTTTTTGGCTGGGGTTGCCAATCGTTTTTTCTGCAAATCTGATATTTTAGCTTGGACTTATCAGCCTATTGATGGTGGTTTTACAATGTCTGATGGGAAGCGTATTTTGGGAGCCAATAAAACTTGGAAGGGTTTTTGGGGCATGATTACCTTGACGACTTTTTGTCAGGTTATTTGGGGATTCATCTTAGGAATCATTCCGCATTTGCTCACTTTTTCATTAGTGAAAAGTTATCACAATGATATTTTTTTCAATCTGTTTATAGGATTTCTAATGGGAAGTGCTTATGTTTTATGTGAATTACCCAATAGTTTCATTAAACGACGCTTTAACGTTTCGCCAGGACAATTAGCGAGTGGAAATGCTAGGTGGGTCTTTTTGTTTGCAGATCAGATTGTCCCTTTCTTAGGAAGTATTGCTGTTGTCGCAATCTTTAGTCCCATGACGTTTTCTTATTATGTTGGTTATGTTCTTTTAGCTGCTATAACTCTTTTTGCGATTAACAGTCTGATTCTATTTGTTGAAATGAAAAGAAAATAA
- a CDS encoding glycosyltransferase has protein sequence MKVLLYLEAEHYLRKSGIGRAIKHQERALTLAGIDYTTNPEDDYDLVHINTYGLKSWRLMKRAKKAGKKVIMHGHSTEEDFRNSFVGSNWIAPFFKKYLCRFYKEADAIITPTPYSKRLIAGYGITNPIYVVSNGIDLARYVPDQAKEAAFRQHFQLTGDEQVVVCAGLYFKRKGIEDFIKVAQRMPHVRFIWFGETNKWVIPHDVRAIVAKKHPDNVTFAGYIKGDVFEGAMSGADAFFFPSLEETEGIVVLEALASHQHVILRDIPVYKGWITDEAVEFATTVEGFEEAIQKVLDGHSQKTETGYLVAQSRNIDKVAHDLAQVYQKVMEG, from the coding sequence ATGAAAGTTTTATTGTATTTGGAGGCGGAGCATTACTTGAGAAAATCAGGTATTGGTCGTGCCATCAAACATCAAGAACGCGCCTTGACTTTGGCAGGAATTGATTACACAACCAATCCTGAAGATGATTACGATTTGGTTCATATTAATACTTATGGTCTGAAAAGCTGGCGCTTAATGAAACGTGCTAAGAAGGCTGGGAAAAAAGTTATTATGCACGGTCATTCAACCGAAGAAGATTTTAGGAATTCTTTTGTTGGTTCTAATTGGATTGCTCCATTTTTTAAAAAATACCTTTGCCGCTTTTATAAAGAAGCTGATGCTATTATCACACCAACACCTTATTCAAAACGGCTCATTGCAGGATATGGGATTACCAACCCTATCTATGTTGTCTCAAATGGTATTGATTTAGCGCGCTATGTTCCTGATCAGGCTAAGGAAGCCGCTTTTCGTCAGCATTTTCAGTTAACTGGTGACGAGCAGGTTGTTGTATGTGCGGGTCTTTACTTTAAACGCAAGGGAATTGAAGATTTTATTAAAGTAGCCCAAAGAATGCCTCATGTGCGTTTTATTTGGTTTGGCGAAACGAATAAATGGGTTATTCCCCATGACGTCAGAGCTATTGTTGCTAAGAAGCATCCTGATAATGTTACTTTTGCAGGTTATATAAAAGGCGATGTTTTCGAAGGAGCAATGAGCGGTGCTGATGCTTTCTTCTTTCCAAGTCTTGAAGAAACTGAAGGCATTGTTGTTTTAGAAGCCTTAGCTAGTCATCAGCATGTTATTTTAAGAGACATTCCTGTTTATAAAGGCTGGATAACTGATGAAGCAGTTGAGTTTGCAACAACGGTTGAAGGATTTGAAGAAGCTATTCAAAAGGTTCTTGATGGTCACAGTCAAAAGACAGAGACAGGTTATTTAGTCGCCCAAAGTCGTAATATTGATAAGGTGGCTCATGACTTGGCTCAAGTCTACCAAAAAGTTATGGAGGGGTAG
- a CDS encoding PTS cellobiose transporter subunit IIB, translating to MAKQALIICAGGMSSSMIAKKTMALLQEQGEDIEMDAVGVPEGQKRIEADNYDLYLVSPQTKMNFKQLADAAAKKDKPIVQIPPQAYVPIPMGIEKMAKLVKENI from the coding sequence ATGGCAAAACAAGCTTTAATTATTTGCGCAGGCGGCATGTCATCATCAATGATTGCTAAAAAGACGATGGCCCTTCTTCAAGAACAAGGTGAAGACATTGAAATGGATGCAGTGGGTGTTCCAGAAGGGCAAAAACGCATTGAAGCAGACAACTATGACCTCTACCTTGTTAGCCCTCAAACAAAAATGAATTTTAAACAGTTGGCTGATGCAGCTGCTAAGAAAGATAAACCTATTGTTCAAATTCCACCACAAGCCTACGTTCCAATCCCAATGGGTATTGAAAAAATGGCTAAGTTGGTTAAAGAAAATATCTAG